The following nucleotide sequence is from Corynebacterium hindlerae.
CCGTGGGAATATCCTCGATTTTTACAAGCTCCGTTCCGTATCTCCTTCGCCGGATGTGACCTTTGAGCGTCGTGGGTTTTCGCTGAAGGGCCGTCGTGAACAGACGGCTCGTGAGCAAAAATTCATGGAACCAGGTTTGAAGGTGTTGGTGGTACAGACCAGCCGTGGCGAGTTTGAGTGGGCCATGGATTCTCATGCGGAGATGGCCTTGCTAGCCTGGGTGGAGTCCGCTCCTACGCAGCCACTGCAGCGGATGGATGTGAAGACCGCGCAAAAGTACTTTAAGGACAAATAGTTTATGCGACTTGTGATCGCCCGTTGCATCGTTGATTATGTGGGGCGCTTGGAATCTCACTTGCCTGAGGCCAAGCGCCTTCTGCTTGTTAAGGCTGATGGTTCCGTGAGCGTTCATGCTGACGATCGGGCCTACAAGCCTCTTAACTGGATGAGTCCGCCGTGTTATCTGACGGAGCAGCCGGTGCTTGACCTGGACGATACGGACACGGGGGAGCAGCTGTGGATTGTGGAGAACAAGAAGGGCGAGCAGCTGCGCATCACCATCAAGGAGATTTTCGCCGACGTCGAGCATGAGCTGGGCACCGACCCAGGTCTGGAGAAGGATGGCGTGGAGGCGCACCTTCAGGAGCTGTTGGCGGAGCATATTGCCACGCTTGGCGACGGCTATTCCCTCATCAGGCGCGAGTATCCCACGGCCATTGGGCCGGTGGACATTTTGTGTCGAAATGCTGATGGGGAGACCGTGGCGGTGGAGATCAAACGCAGGGGCGGTATTGACGGTGTGGAGCAGCTGACCCGCTATCTGGAACTTCTTAATCGTGACGAGCTGCTGCGCCCGGTGCACGGGGTGTTTGCTGCGCAGGAAATCAAGCCGCAGGCCCGCACCTTGGCGGAGGACCGCGGTATCCGGTGCGTGGTGCTGGACTACCAGGAGCTGCGAGGCATCGAATCTGACGAGCTCCGGCTGTTCTAATGCCTCGCAGAAACAAGCGCCAACGCACGGAGCTGCGCCAGCTACCTGTCGACGGCTCCACCTATTGGGGAACGAGGCGTCAAAAAGCACACGGAATCTCGTTCTTGGTGCGACAGATCGGGTCCAGCGCTGCGCGGAAGTTCTACATCTGTCCAGGCTGCAATCAAAATATCCCGCCCGGGGTGGCCCACATCGTGGCGTGGGAACCCGGGCGGGAACATGATCGTCGACACTGGCACAAGCCGTGCTGGCACCGGGAATGCGCGTAGGAAAACTAAATCCCTAAGTTCACCCTGATGCCGAATATTCCGAACGCCAGAAACATTAACAGGATGTCGATCCACGGCGCGACGAGTGCTAGGGCTGCGATCGTAAACTGGCGCTTTTTGACGGCCACGACTACGGCCATGCACCCGAGAATCACGGCGGAAATCGCTCGAAACCCGTCATTACCCTGAAACGGTTCGGAGGAAACGAGCGCAGCGACGAGGAAAGACGAGATGAGCGTGAATCTACTCAGCATGTCGGGCCAGGATTTCATGAGAGTATTCTTTCGGCCAATCAGAACCAGAAATTCGGCTACTTAACTGGTTCCGTAATCTCCAGCAGAACGCCGCCAGCATCCTTCGGGTGCACGAAGTTGATGCGTGCGCCGCCGGTGCCGATCTTTGGCTCTGGGTAGAGCAGGCGGACGCCTTGGGCGCGCAGGTGCTCGGAGAGTGCGTCCATGTTGTTGGTGCGCAGGCACATCTGCTGCAGGCCTGGGCCTTTCTTGTCGATGAACTTGGCGATGGTGGACTCTTCGTTCAGTGGGGCGAGGAGCTGGATCATGCCGTCGCGCTCGGTCTTGTCCTTAGGGCCGATCATGGCTTCGCGGACGCCTTGTTCTTCGTTGACTTCTTCGTGGTGGTTGACCCAGCCGAATGCGGTGCGGTAGAACTCGACGGCTGCATCGAAGTCTGGGACAGCGATGCCGACGTGGTCGAGGCAGGTGACGTACTCGTGTGGGATTTCGATTGCTGCAATATCAGACATGACATCAAGTTTAGTCCCGGGCAGATCGCTATGCTGGAAAACATGATTATTGCGTTTTCTGTTGCCCCCGCGGTGACTAATGAGTCTGCTGACATGGCTGATGCTGTCGCTGAGGCTGTGCGGGTGGTCCGCGAGTCTGGCCTTCCGAATGAGACGAATGCCATGTTCACGCTTATTGAGGGGGAGTGGGATGAGGTAATGGGCGTCGTGAAGCGTGCTACTGACGCTGTGCTCGCGGTGAGCCCGCGCGCCTCCCTCGTGCTTAAGGCGGACATTCGGCCTGGTTATGAGGGGCAGCTGATGCGGAAGGTGGCGGCAGTAGAGGAGCGTCTCCGTGGCTAATTTCGTTGATCTGGCAGAGGTAAAGGCCCGCGCGGAGGCCAAGCAGGCCGCCACAGGTGGGGACGTCGCGACCGCGACCACGCTCACGCAGGAGAATTTTGAGGCGACCATCGGCCTGTCCATGAAAGTGCCGGTGGTGGTGCTGGTGGGTACCGCGCGCAGCCAGGACTCAGAAGAGCTGCGGCACAACCTATCGACGCTCGCCGCGCAGGCAGGCCGCAAGTGGCTCTTCGCTTACGTCGACGCCGACACCACACCCCAGATCGCGCAAGCGTTCGGTATTCAGGGGCTGCCGACCGTCATTGCACTTGCCGACGGCCGTCCCCTAGCGAATTTCCAGGGTGGTCAACCCCTGGAAGCGCTGCAACAGTGGACAGCGGCCGTGGTCGGGGCCGCGAAACTACCCGGCCTTGGGGAGCAGGAAGAAGATCCCCGCCTGGTAGAGGCTGCCGCGTTGCTGGACTCGGGCGAGTTCGAGGCGGCTATCAAGGCCTACGAAGCGATCCTGGCCAAGGAACCCGCCAACAAGGAAGCAAAAGCTGCCCTCGACAACGCGAAACTCGTATCCCGACTCGCCACCGCTGAAGGTGACCCCGTTGCAGAAGCTGCAGCCGACCCTACCAACGTGGACAAGCAGCTGGCCGCGGCTGATCGGGAAATCGCGGTGGGGAAAGTGGAAGAAGCATTTGACCGTCTCATCGAGCTGTTGCCAGATGAGACGGTCAAAAAGCGCCTATTAGAGCTGTACTCCGTATTCGAGCCTGGCGATCCGCGCGTGAAGGCCGCGCGGACCAAGATGGCGATGAAGCTGTTTTAGTAGGTGCTTAGCGCCGTTGATAGGCTGCCTGTAGATGTCAACGGTCGGTTTGGTCGGTGCGGAATTCTTCCATAACTGGTCTAGGGGTCATTAATAACTGAAAAGCTGGTATATGGTGATGTCAATGATAATGTTAGTTATGGTCTGAGTAGTGATGTGTACCAAATAGCCCAAAAGGGGTACTTATGAGAAAAAGTTCTCGCATCGTTGCTGGTGCTAGCATTAGCGGCGACACCGTCAGTTTCCGTGGCTAATGAAATAGACCCAGGGGTTATGCAGACCGCTTCAACATTCGATCTCACTCCGCAGGAAAAAGAAGCTCTGGCACTAATCGAAGCCGAGCTTCAAGCGCTCGAGGGGATGACACCAGAAGAGATCGAGCGAATTGCTTCCGACAGCACGGCCCCGCAGCCGTATGGGATTCCCTTGCCGGGACCAACCGCGATTATTGGTTGCGTCCTCAATGTGGGTTGGGTATTTCGTAACGGTTCTGATTCCCAGCGCATATATACTCAGCTTGCTGACATTGTGATTGGCTGCGTAGGTATTCCACTTGGGAGCCATGCCACTTTGCTTGTCGCGAAGCAAAACTGGAAATATCGCCAAAAGATAGCTGCAGCGCTAGCTTTAACAGGAATCTCCGCCGCTTGGTTTGGATTTGCTTGCTTCAACAGCAGCCAATTTTACTTTGGCCTGGGTGTGGTTCTTTGAGCGTCACTTCCATGAACTGCCGGAGATGATGCCGATCCCCATTGCGCTGTGTGTTGTTTCTGGCTTGTGGCTTTCACTTAATCAACTTACGGCACAAGATTTCGCACCAGTGACGTCCAGCATTGCTGTATTAGTGTCACTGGCAATCATTGTGGCGCTCGTAAGTGGTGTGAGAAATTTCTGGGGGATCGAGGTTATGGTTGCTGCGGGGGCAATCGTGACATTGTCGCTAGCAAAAAGCACCAAAATTTCCAGGCATATCTAAAAACAAAGTGTTTTAGCGAGGCAGGAACTGTAGCAGGCTGACGCCAAAAATGTCACCAAGCATATGGGCGATTACCAGCGGGTATATATTCTTATTTGTCATTTTCTTCCACACGAGGTAGAAAATTGGCCCCACAATAACGCCAATGCAAAGCGCAATGAAAGCGCCCATATAGATGTGGAAAGAAAACCGGACAATAAGGGAGTAAATAAAAGCAACGCGCTGGTATTTGGGGGCAACCGAAAGGCATACGCCGAGGAAGAAAAGCTCTTCATAGAGGCCGTTGAAAAGGGAGTACACGACCAGGGTGGGGTCTGTGAGGTTGGCCCATGGGCCCCAGGAGTTCTCGGCCGCGGCCACATCAGTAGTTACTTCGCCGCCCGTCGGCGCCAGGTAGTACTGGCCGGAAAGGGCAAGGTCCATGCAGAGCCCAATCAGGGCGAACGCTAGGAGAGCGATGAAGGTGCCCCGCACCGAGGGGCGTAGGATCCACTGCCGGAAATTAAATCCCCTCAGATATAGGTAGCCGAGGGCAATCAACAGCAGCGGGACCTGGGTCGCTAGGGCGACGAGATTGTCGTTGGAGGAAAACTCCGGAACTGCGTCTGTGGCAGCGTTCATGGGTTCCGCGGAACGCTGCACAAAACTAGCAGTTGCGGCATAAATGGACGTGCCCCACATGATAGCGGTGACGGCTGCGATATCCCACCATCTCAGGTGATCGAGCCGCCCCCGGTTTTGGTTAATGCTTATAAAAGCCAGCCGTTTTATTTTGGTCTCCTAACTAAGGGTTTTCGTTGCTTATTTTCCCAAATTATACTGCCGGACATGTAACCGACGAAAACGGCTAAAGCCAAGCACCAAACCAGCTACCTACCCGTCCCAGCGGTACCACTGTGCGGACATCGCCGGAATATGCAGTGTGACGCAGTGCGGGTACCCGTCCCAGTGGCCGTTATCTGCCCACACCGAGAACGGCAGCTCATTTCCGGCACCTTCATAGACGGAATCGTCAGTGTTGACCACGCGCGTCCAGGTGCCGCCATGTGGCACACCGAGGGTGTAATTCGGTTGGGAGGTGCCACCGAGGTTGAATACACACAGGTAGGTTTGTCCGTCGCTGCCGTAGCGCGCGAAAGCGAGGATGTTGTTCGCTGCGTCATCGCCTTTGATCCAGGAAAAGCCCTCCGGCGTGGTGTCCTGCGAGAACAGAGCCGGGGAATCCTGGTAGACCAGGTTGAGGTCGCGCACCAGGCGGTGGATACCGCGGTGGTATTCGGACTCCCAGCCCTCCAAGTTGTGCCAGTCGAGCGAGTGAGCCTCCGTCCACTCCGCAGCCTGGGCAAACTCTTGTCCCTGGAAGAGCAGCTTCTTGCCGGGGTGAGACCACATGTAAGCAAAGAGGGTGCGCACGCCGGCAGCCTTGTTCCACGCATCTCCCGGCATACGGGTCCAGAGCGAGCCTTTACCGTGGACCACCTCATCGTGGGAGATCGGCAAACAGAAGTTTTCGCTGAACTGGTACACCATGGAGAAGGTGATCTCACCGTGGTGGTAGCTGCGGTGGATCGGATCCTTAGAGAAGTACTCCAGAGTGTCGTTCATCCACCCCATGTTCCACTTCAGGGAGAATCCCAGCCCGCCGGTCGACGTCGGGGCGGTCACTCCTGGCCAAGACGTGGATTCCTCGGCGATGGTCAACACCCCTGGGTGAAGCTTGTGCACCGTGGCGTTCATTTCCTGCAGGAACTGGACAGCCTCTAGGTTCTCTCGGCCACCATACTGGTTTGGTGCCCACTCGCCCTCGTTACGGGAGTAGTCGAGGTACAGCATGGATGCCACGGCATCCACGCGTAGACCGTCGAAGTGGAACTCTTCCAGCCAGTACAGTGCGTTGGCAACCAGGAAGTTGCGGACCTCAGCGCGGCCAAAATCGAAGACGAAGGTGCCCCAATCCTTTTGTTCGCCGCGGCGCCAGTCGGGGTGCTCGTAGAGCGCGCGCCCGTCAAAGCGGGCCAGTGCCCAGTCGTCCTTAGGGAAGTGAGCAGGGACCCAGTCGACGATGACACCGATGCCGCGAGCGTGGAAGGCGTCGATAAGCGCCTTCAGCTGGTCCGGGGTGCCCCAGCGCGCGGTGGGGGCATAGTAGCCGGACACCTGGTAGCCCCAAGAACCGCCGAAGGGGTGCTCGGAAACGGGCATGAACTCGACGTGGGTGAAGCCTTGCTCGGCCACGTAGTCGACAAGCTCGGTAGCCATGTCCTCGTAGGAAAGACCTTGCTTCCAGGAACCGAGGTGCACCTCGTAGACGCTCATCGGCTTGTCTGAGATATCAGCGCGGGCGGCCAACCAATCGGAATCCTGCCACTCGTAGGACGAGGACGTGACGATGGACCCGGTGTGCGGAGGAATCTCCGTGCGGCGCGCCAGCGGGTCGGCCTTATCGCGGCGATGGCCCTCTGGCGTCTGGATCGCGTACTTGTACACTGTGCCTTCATCAAGGCCAGGGATGAACAGCTCCCACACACCGGAGGAACCCAGGGACCGCATCGGGTGCTGGGAGGCATTCCAACCATTGAAATCGCCGACTACCGCCACACCAATAGCATTCGGAGCCCACACCGCGAATGACGTGCCTCGGACCCCATCGATCTCGCGGACGTGCGAGCCGAGGGCCTCCCAGAGCCGCTCATGGCGGCCCTCAGAAATGAGGTAAATATCGATTTCCCCCAGAGTCGGCAGGAAGGAATACGGGTCGCGGGTCACCACGGTTGCCTCTGGCCAGGTGATCTCGAGCTCGTAAGTGCCCTCCGGCACGGCGCCTTCGAAAATGTCATTTCCGACGGGGGCGAGTTCGTGGGACACGCCGTCGATAAGCGCGGCGACCTTGGTGGCGCCGATCTGACGGGTCCGAACTACGCCGTCGTGACGCCCGTACTGGGAGTGCGGGTCGTGATGCCGGCAATGCAACAGGCGGTCTAGGTCAGTCATATCAGCTCCTGTACTCAGTTACTTCGCGCCAGGCGAGGGCCTCGCGCCGCTCTTCCGGGACCTCAGGCAGCACAAAAATGTGCGCGACGTCGTCCCACGGGCGCAGTTCCACATAATTGTCGGAACCCCACGTGTAGCTGGCGCCGGTCACCAGATCATGCACCGGGAAGGTGCCGGTGACACCGAGTTTAGTCAGATCAAGACGCACCGTGGCCCCTTGAGCATTGAAAGAATCAAGGTTCACAACCACGAGGATGCAGTTGCCCGTCAAGGCGTCCACCTTGGAGTAGGCAAGGATCTGATCGTTGTCAGTGTCGTGGAAGTGAATGTTACGCAACTGCTGCAGCGCAGGCTGCTCCCGGCGGATCCGGTTGAGCAGCGTAATGAAGCTCTCCAGGGAGTTCTCGCCGTACACGCGGGGGCGCAGCTCGTATTTTTCCGAATCGAGGTACTCCTCGGATCCTTCCTTCACCGGGACACTCTCGAACAGCTCGTAGCCGGAGTACACGCCCCACAGCGGGGACATGGTGGCTGCCAGCACGGCGCGGATCGCGAACATACCTGGACCACCCTTCTGCAGGGATTCATGCAGAATGTCCGGGGTGTTTACGAACAGGTTCGGGCGGGAGATGTCCGCCATGTTCGCGATCTCAGTGGCGAACTCCGTCAGCTCCCTCTTGGAGGTCTGCCAGGTGAAGTAAGTGTAAGACTGGGAGAAACCAGCCTTGGCCAGGCCGTACAGCCGTGGCCGTCGGGTGAAGGCCTCTGCCAAGAAAATCACCTCTGGGTGATCGACGTGAACGGTATCGATCAGCCACTCCCAGAAGTTCGCTGGCTTGGTGTGCGGGTTGTCCACTCGGAACGTGGTCACGCCCCGGTTGACCCAGAACAGCACCACCCGCAGAATTTCCTCATAAATGCCCTTTTGGTCATTGTCGAAGTTCAGCGGGTAAATGTCCTGGTACTTTTTTGGTGGGTTCTCGGCGTAGGCGATGGTGCCGTCGGGAAGCACCGTGAACCACTCTGGGTGCTCCGCCGCCCACGGGTGGTCGGGCGCGCACTGCAACGCCAGGTCCAGCGCGATTTCGATGTCCAGCTCGCGGGCGCGAGCGATCAGCGCGTCAAAGTCCTCGAGGGTGCCGAGCTTCGGGTGGACGGCGTCATGGCCGCCATCCTTGGAGCCAATGGCCCACGGGGATCCGACGTCCGTGGCCGATGGGGTCAGGGTGTTGTTGCGGCCCTTGCGGTTGATCTCGCCGATCGGGTGGATAGGTGGGAAGTAGACGGTGTCAAAGCCCATTCGCTTCACGCGATCCAGCTCGGCAGCGGCGGTGGCGAAGGTGCCGTGCACTGGGTTGCCATCCGCATCCCAGCCGCCGGTGGAACGAGGGAAGAATTCATACCACGAGCTCACGAGCGCTTTCCGACGCTCCACCCGCACAGTACTCGTCTGGCCACGGGTCAGCAGATCCCGCAGTGGGTGCATGCTCAGGATGCTGGAAACTTCCTTGGTGAAGGCCGGTGCTACGCGGGCGCGCAGATCGCCGGTGGACCGCAACGAATCGGAGACGTCTTGCAGCGTGTCGCGGTGCTCCTTCGGGGCGCCGGCGGCCACCCGCTCGAAGAGCTGGGCGCCGATCTCAATGTCATTAGTCAGTTCGGCCTCGCCCTGGCCGGCCTCGATCTTGGCGGTGACATTGTGCTTCCAGGTGGCGATCGGATCGCTCCACACATCGACGCGGATGGTCCAATCGCCCGGAACATCGGGAACGAAAATCCCATGCACCTGGTCAGGGTCCTCGCCGCGGGACATGATGGTACGCATCGTCTTTGCAGCAACAGCGGAATTCTCTGGCCCCTTGACGTTGAGAGTTGCGGAGATCACGTCGTGACCCTCGCGCCACGCCAGTGCGAACACTGGGATCACTTCGCCAACTACCGCTTTGGAAGGGGCCCCGCCGGCCACGTTAGGGCGTACGTCGTCGATGCCGAGTCGTCCGGTCATCACAAATCCTTTCGCGCTTGTACAGTACTCAGTCCAGAGTAGGTGAGCAGTGTCGATCGCACACGGCAACCCAGTTGTGATCCATGATGGTGGGGTGAGCGAATACAACCCAGATTTGATCATTGACTTTGCCGACGTCACCTTTGTGCGGAATAACCGCACGTTGCTGGGGCCACTGTCCTGGCAGGTTGAGCTTGACGAGCGGTGGGTGATCATTGGTCCAAACGGTGCGGGCAAGACCACCCTCATGCGCTTAGCGGGCGCCGAAGAATACCCGTCCGGGGGTAGCGCCCACATCATGGGGGAGCGCGTCGGCAAGACCGACATGCGCGACCTGCGCACCATGATCGGTGTCTCCTCCGCTGCGCTCGGCAGCCGCATCCCCAAGGACGAGACGGTAGAGGACTTGGTGGTGTCCGCCGCCTACGCCATCCTGGGGCGCTGGCGCGAAGAATACGACCAGATGGACTTCGATCAAGCCATGGACATCCTGGAGCGCGTCGGTGCGATGCACCTAACCAAACGAACCTGGGGCACGCTTTCGGAAGGCGAACGCAAACGCGTGCTGATCGCCCGCGCGCTCATGACCAACCCGGAGCTGCTGCTTCTCGACGAACCGGGTGCCGGACTCGACTTGGGCGGTAGGGAAGACCTGGTGGGGTATCTCGGGGAACTTGCCCTGGACGCGGATGCGCCCGCCATTGTCATGATCACCCACCACGTGGAAGAAATCCCATTCGGATTCACGCACGCGATGCTGCTGGACGAGGGGAAGATCGTCGCTCAAGGACTCATTGATGATGTGTTGACGAGCGAAAACCTGACCACGACTTTCCACCAGCAGATTCAGGTGGATCGCATCGACGGCCGATACTTTGCCCGCCGAATCCGTGGGCGGGGTCGCCACCGGGCGGGCTAGAATCGCTAGCTATGGAAGGAATCCGTGGCGCCAAGCTCGCAGCAACAGTGCTCCTCGTCCGCGACAGCGCACTCGGCATGGAAGTGTACGTGCAGGAGCGCGTCGCTGAGATGCCCACGTTCCCCAACACCACCGTTTTCCCCGGTGGTGTGCTCGATGAACGAGACCTCGGTGACGGCGATGGGGTGGAGGCGCAGCGGTGGAGCACACTGCTGCAGATCGAGCCAGCCATCGCGCACGGCCTGGTGATGGCTGCCGTCCGGGAAGTATTCGAGGAAACCGGAATCCTCCTAGCCCGGCACCGCACCGGCGAGCTGGTCTCTGACGCCGTGCAGTACCACTACGCCCGCCCGCTGCTGGAAAATCACGAACTGGCTTTCACCGATTTCCTCCACGACAACGATCTGACTGTGGCCACAGACCTGCTGTATCCCTTCGCTCGTTGGGTGGGGCCGGGGCCAGTGGCACCGAAATTTGATGCCTTCTCTTTCGTGGCCCAAGCACCGCTCGGGCAAATGCCAGACGGCGCCACCCGGGAAGCTGCCTCCACCGGCTGGTTCCTGCCCTCCGTGATCTTGGGTGGTTGGAAAACTGGGCTGCTGCGCCTGGTCATTCCAACCTGGGCGCAGCTGACCGCCCTCACTGAATTCCACACCGTGGCGGATTTGGAAGCCTCCCTCATCAACGTGGATATGACCCCGATCATCGGAGACCCCGACGACCCGTTCTTCGATGAATTCTTTCTCTACGGAGACCTGCCGGAGCGATTTTGATCAACCTCGACGAAGCCCGCTACCTCACCTCACGCACCATCGACCCCTGCCCGGAAACCGACCCATTCAAGCGGGCCACGCTGCTTAAGAAAGAACACG
It contains:
- the glgB gene encoding 1,4-alpha-glucan branching protein GlgB yields the protein MTDLDRLLHCRHHDPHSQYGRHDGVVRTRQIGATKVAALIDGVSHELAPVGNDIFEGAVPEGTYELEITWPEATVVTRDPYSFLPTLGEIDIYLISEGRHERLWEALGSHVREIDGVRGTSFAVWAPNAIGVAVVGDFNGWNASQHPMRSLGSSGVWELFIPGLDEGTVYKYAIQTPEGHRRDKADPLARRTEIPPHTGSIVTSSSYEWQDSDWLAARADISDKPMSVYEVHLGSWKQGLSYEDMATELVDYVAEQGFTHVEFMPVSEHPFGGSWGYQVSGYYAPTARWGTPDQLKALIDAFHARGIGVIVDWVPAHFPKDDWALARFDGRALYEHPDWRRGEQKDWGTFVFDFGRAEVRNFLVANALYWLEEFHFDGLRVDAVASMLYLDYSRNEGEWAPNQYGGRENLEAVQFLQEMNATVHKLHPGVLTIAEESTSWPGVTAPTSTGGLGFSLKWNMGWMNDTLEYFSKDPIHRSYHHGEITFSMVYQFSENFCLPISHDEVVHGKGSLWTRMPGDAWNKAAGVRTLFAYMWSHPGKKLLFQGQEFAQAAEWTEAHSLDWHNLEGWESEYHRGIHRLVRDLNLVYQDSPALFSQDTTPEGFSWIKGDDAANNILAFARYGSDGQTYLCVFNLGGTSQPNYTLGVPHGGTWTRVVNTDDSVYEGAGNELPFSVWADNGHWDGYPHCVTLHIPAMSAQWYRWDG
- the nucS gene encoding endonuclease NucS; its protein translation is MRLVIARCIVDYVGRLESHLPEAKRLLLVKADGSVSVHADDRAYKPLNWMSPPCYLTEQPVLDLDDTDTGEQLWIVENKKGEQLRITIKEIFADVEHELGTDPGLEKDGVEAHLQELLAEHIATLGDGYSLIRREYPTAIGPVDILCRNADGETVAVEIKRRGGIDGVEQLTRYLELLNRDELLRPVHGVFAAQEIKPQARTLAEDRGIRCVVLDYQELRGIESDELRLF
- a CDS encoding tetratricopeptide repeat protein, translating into MANFVDLAEVKARAEAKQAATGGDVATATTLTQENFEATIGLSMKVPVVVLVGTARSQDSEELRHNLSTLAAQAGRKWLFAYVDADTTPQIAQAFGIQGLPTVIALADGRPLANFQGGQPLEALQQWTAAVVGAAKLPGLGEQEEDPRLVEAAALLDSGEFEAAIKAYEAILAKEPANKEAKAALDNAKLVSRLATAEGDPVAEAAADPTNVDKQLAAADREIAVGKVEEAFDRLIELLPDETVKKRLLELYSVFEPGDPRVKAARTKMAMKLF
- a CDS encoding CPBP family intramembrane glutamic endopeptidase; translation: MNAATDAVPEFSSNDNLVALATQVPLLLIALGYLYLRGFNFRQWILRPSVRGTFIALLAFALIGLCMDLALSGQYYLAPTGGEVTTDVAAAENSWGPWANLTDPTLVVYSLFNGLYEELFFLGVCLSVAPKYQRVAFIYSLIVRFSFHIYMGAFIALCIGVIVGPIFYLVWKKMTNKNIYPLVIAHMLGDIFGVSLLQFLPR
- a CDS encoding thiamine-binding protein, which produces MIIAFSVAPAVTNESADMADAVAEAVRVVRESGLPNETNAMFTLIEGEWDEVMGVVKRATDAVLAVSPRASLVLKADIRPGYEGQLMRKVAAVEERLRG
- the mce gene encoding methylmalonyl-CoA epimerase; translated protein: MSDIAAIEIPHEYVTCLDHVGIAVPDFDAAVEFYRTAFGWVNHHEEVNEEQGVREAMIGPKDKTERDGMIQLLAPLNEESTIAKFIDKKGPGLQQMCLRTNNMDALSEHLRAQGVRLLYPEPKIGTGGARINFVHPKDAGGVLLEITEPVK
- a CDS encoding ABC transporter ATP-binding protein encodes the protein MSIAHGNPVVIHDGGVSEYNPDLIIDFADVTFVRNNRTLLGPLSWQVELDERWVIIGPNGAGKTTLMRLAGAEEYPSGGSAHIMGERVGKTDMRDLRTMIGVSSAALGSRIPKDETVEDLVVSAAYAILGRWREEYDQMDFDQAMDILERVGAMHLTKRTWGTLSEGERKRVLIARALMTNPELLLLDEPGAGLDLGGREDLVGYLGELALDADAPAIVMITHHVEEIPFGFTHAMLLDEGKIVAQGLIDDVLTSENLTTTFHQQIQVDRIDGRYFARRIRGRGRHRAG
- a CDS encoding NUDIX hydrolase; this translates as MEGIRGAKLAATVLLVRDSALGMEVYVQERVAEMPTFPNTTVFPGGVLDERDLGDGDGVEAQRWSTLLQIEPAIAHGLVMAAVREVFEETGILLARHRTGELVSDAVQYHYARPLLENHELAFTDFLHDNDLTVATDLLYPFARWVGPGPVAPKFDAFSFVAQAPLGQMPDGATREAASTGWFLPSVILGGWKTGLLRLVIPTWAQLTALTEFHTVADLEASLINVDMTPIIGDPDDPFFDEFFLYGDLPERF
- a CDS encoding DUF2550 domain-containing protein; translated protein: MEIIGWIIAVLGVVLFLLAAWRFIAHRANGTPVLIRRMPAKDGRAWRHGVVRYRGNILDFYKLRSVSPSPDVTFERRGFSLKGRREQTAREQKFMEPGLKVLVVQTSRGEFEWAMDSHAEMALLAWVESAPTQPLQRMDVKTAQKYFKDK
- a CDS encoding alpha-1,4-glucan--maltose-1-phosphate maltosyltransferase, with translation MTGRLGIDDVRPNVAGGAPSKAVVGEVIPVFALAWREGHDVISATLNVKGPENSAVAAKTMRTIMSRGEDPDQVHGIFVPDVPGDWTIRVDVWSDPIATWKHNVTAKIEAGQGEAELTNDIEIGAQLFERVAAGAPKEHRDTLQDVSDSLRSTGDLRARVAPAFTKEVSSILSMHPLRDLLTRGQTSTVRVERRKALVSSWYEFFPRSTGGWDADGNPVHGTFATAAAELDRVKRMGFDTVYFPPIHPIGEINRKGRNNTLTPSATDVGSPWAIGSKDGGHDAVHPKLGTLEDFDALIARARELDIEIALDLALQCAPDHPWAAEHPEWFTVLPDGTIAYAENPPKKYQDIYPLNFDNDQKGIYEEILRVVLFWVNRGVTTFRVDNPHTKPANFWEWLIDTVHVDHPEVIFLAEAFTRRPRLYGLAKAGFSQSYTYFTWQTSKRELTEFATEIANMADISRPNLFVNTPDILHESLQKGGPGMFAIRAVLAATMSPLWGVYSGYELFESVPVKEGSEEYLDSEKYELRPRVYGENSLESFITLLNRIRREQPALQQLRNIHFHDTDNDQILAYSKVDALTGNCILVVVNLDSFNAQGATVRLDLTKLGVTGTFPVHDLVTGASYTWGSDNYVELRPWDDVAHIFVLPEVPEERREALAWREVTEYRS